Proteins from a single region of Leuconostoc gasicomitatum LMG 18811:
- a CDS encoding phage antirepressor KilAC domain-containing protein, with amino-acid sequence MQEIIKINQNEQGEARVSARELYQALEVSKNTRFSRWFDTNSKQLIEGEDFTGVLSSTAVNNGAIQQLQDYSLTVDAAKQMALMSGTEKGREVRMYFIQVEKAWNSPDQIMARALQISKVKLEHKDQLIAEMKPKALFADAVSASQTSILVGELAKLLKQNKVNIGANRLFVWLRENGYLIRRNGTDYNMPTQKSMELGLFEIKEHNHINSNGVNVTTKTSKVTGKGQQYFINKFLKTA; translated from the coding sequence ATGCAAGAAATTATTAAAATCAATCAAAACGAGCAAGGCGAAGCACGGGTTAGCGCTCGTGAATTGTATCAGGCTTTGGAAGTATCTAAAAATACGCGTTTCTCCCGTTGGTTTGATACAAATTCAAAACAATTAATTGAAGGAGAAGATTTTACAGGTGTGCTTTCAAGCACGGCTGTAAATAATGGGGCTATTCAACAACTTCAAGATTATTCACTGACGGTTGATGCTGCTAAACAAATGGCATTAATGTCTGGCACTGAAAAAGGCCGCGAAGTTCGCATGTATTTCATTCAAGTTGAAAAGGCGTGGAACAGTCCTGATCAAATCATGGCTAGAGCGTTACAAATCAGCAAGGTTAAGTTGGAACATAAAGACCAACTTATTGCTGAAATGAAACCTAAAGCATTGTTTGCTGATGCAGTTAGCGCAAGTCAAACAAGTATCTTAGTTGGCGAGTTAGCTAAATTGCTAAAACAGAACAAGGTTAATATTGGCGCAAACCGATTGTTCGTATGGTTACGTGAAAACGGTTACCTAATCAGACGTAATGGCACAGATTACAATATGCCGACACAAAAAAGTATGGAGCTGGGTTTGTTTGAAATTAAGGAACATAACCACATCAATTCCAATGGCGTAAACGTCACGACTAAAACATCAAAGGTAACTGGTAAGGGTCAACAATATTTCATCAACAAGTTTTTGAAAACAGCATAG
- a CDS encoding BOW99_gp33 family protein, which yields MKVTHVLKDGTRMDSMKGYVIPYRDDTKKIYRAIAKAAMLTRDKEQSA from the coding sequence ATGAAAGTCACACACGTATTAAAGGACGGTACGAGAATGGACAGTATGAAAGGATATGTCATTCCTTATCGTGACGACACGAAGAAAATTTATCGAGCTATTGCTAAGGCTGCGATGTTAACAAGAGATAAGGAGCAAAGTGCATGA
- the comGA gene encoding competence type IV pilus ATPase ComGA: MNGILEEAITQQANDIYILPIDNAKYVIKFHVDGQSYAFKDISEEEAQLMVSAIKYRAKMNISERRRPQLGRFQFDNIWIRVSTVGDFLNRETVVLRMIYQQQQKQQWLDFQQFQQIEAALPNSGLFVISGPTGSGKTTTLYRLLDKVSDDKLVLTIEDPVEIQQPKFVQLQVNEDASIYYDDLIKVALRHRPEVLLVGEIRDGTTAKAAVQAALSGHLVLSTVHAMSARDVILRLQDLGVEKDKLAVALSGVVYQRLLSTCDNQQAAIIDMLQATEIKHVLDGEQVPQFSKNWQEVLHHAIRTNKISKETCQAL; encoded by the coding sequence ATGAATGGAATTTTAGAGGAAGCAATAACGCAACAAGCAAATGATATTTATATATTGCCAATTGACAATGCAAAATATGTGATTAAGTTTCATGTGGATGGTCAATCTTACGCATTTAAAGACATCAGTGAAGAAGAGGCGCAACTGATGGTGTCTGCAATTAAATATCGTGCAAAAATGAACATTTCGGAACGACGTCGACCGCAATTAGGGCGATTTCAATTTGATAATATTTGGATTAGAGTGTCCACAGTTGGCGATTTCTTAAACCGTGAAACAGTTGTGTTACGTATGATATACCAACAACAACAAAAACAGCAATGGTTAGATTTTCAGCAATTTCAACAAATAGAGGCCGCCTTGCCAAATTCAGGTTTGTTTGTGATTTCTGGACCAACAGGATCAGGGAAAACAACCACTTTATATCGATTGTTAGATAAGGTATCAGATGATAAATTAGTGTTGACAATAGAGGATCCAGTAGAAATACAACAACCTAAATTTGTACAGCTTCAAGTTAATGAAGATGCGAGTATTTACTACGACGATTTAATTAAAGTGGCCTTACGACATCGACCAGAAGTTTTATTAGTTGGTGAAATTAGAGACGGCACAACAGCAAAGGCTGCAGTACAGGCAGCTTTAAGTGGGCATTTAGTATTGAGTACGGTGCATGCAATGTCGGCACGTGATGTTATTTTGAGATTGCAAGATCTTGGTGTGGAGAAGGATAAATTGGCTGTCGCGTTGTCTGGGGTTGTTTATCAGCGCTTATTATCCACATGTGATAATCAACAAGCAGCGATTATAGATATGTTACAGGCTACGGAAATCAAGCATGTATTAGACGGAGAACAAGTGCCACAGTTCTCAAAAAACTGGCAGGAGGTTTTGCACCATGCGATTAGAACTAACAAAATTTCAAAAGAAACGTGTCAAGCACTTTAA
- a CDS encoding Ltp family lipoprotein, with protein sequence MAKKIVDENGNTYVQKKPFYKRVWFWILAIIVIFIIIGSSSSSKDTKSSENSASSSKTNKQTKESSSIESKPKVSAEYTAALNKANTYASVMSMSKAAIYQQLTSDAGEKFPVDAAQYAIDNVKADYNKNALSKAKTYQKQMSMSTDAIKEQLISDSGEKFTQEEADYAIQHLNN encoded by the coding sequence ATGGCAAAAAAGATTGTAGATGAAAATGGAAACACCTATGTTCAAAAGAAACCATTCTATAAACGTGTTTGGTTTTGGATATTAGCGATTATTGTAATTTTTATAATTATAGGTAGTTCAAGTAGCAGTAAGGATACGAAGTCATCCGAAAATTCTGCTTCTTCATCTAAAACAAATAAACAAACAAAAGAAAGTTCAAGCATAGAATCAAAACCTAAAGTATCTGCTGAATATACTGCAGCATTGAACAAAGCTAACACTTATGCAAGTGTGATGAGCATGTCAAAAGCAGCTATTTATCAACAGCTAACATCGGATGCTGGAGAAAAATTCCCAGTAGATGCAGCTCAATATGCAATTGATAATGTTAAAGCAGATTACAATAAGAATGCTTTATCAAAGGCTAAAACTTATCAAAAGCAGATGAGCATGTCAACAGATGCTATCAAAGAACAGTTGATATCAGATTCTGGAGAAAAATTTACGCAAGAAGAAGCAGATTATGCTATTCAACATTTAAACAATTAA
- a CDS encoding glucose-6-phosphate isomerase: MAHITFDTKNIENFVADHEFSEMQPLITMADQQLRNRTGAGAEYSDWVTLPTDYDQEEFSRIQLAAKKIQSNSKILVVIGIGGSYLGAKMAVDFLNPVFNNELSDDQRQGVKIYFAGNSTSASYLNDLVRVIGDQDFSVNVISKSGTTTEPSIAFRVFKQLLEKKYGADAAKKRIFATTDANRGALHDEAASAGYETFAIPDGVGGRFSVLTAVGLLPIAASGADIQALMTGAKDAQIEYSDDDITKNEAYKYAAARRILYDKGYTTELLINWEPSMQYLSEWWKQLMGESEGKNQKGIYPSSANFSTDLHSLGQYIQEGRRDLFETVVKLDNPVSNLDLPHEAGNNDGLKYLEGITIDEVNTKASQGVTLAHIDGGVPNLAVHMPAQDAYSLGYLIYFFEMAVGASGYTFGINPFNQPGVEAYKTAMFALLGKPGYEEATKAFRARLDK; this comes from the coding sequence ATGGCACACATCACATTTGATACAAAGAACATTGAAAATTTCGTGGCTGATCACGAATTTTCTGAAATGCAACCATTAATTACAATGGCGGATCAACAACTGCGAAATCGTACAGGGGCTGGGGCAGAGTATTCTGATTGGGTAACATTACCAACAGACTATGATCAAGAAGAATTTAGTCGCATACAATTGGCAGCTAAAAAGATTCAATCTAATTCAAAAATTTTGGTTGTTATTGGTATCGGCGGATCATATCTCGGTGCTAAAATGGCCGTTGATTTTCTAAACCCAGTGTTTAATAATGAATTGTCTGATGACCAACGTCAAGGAGTCAAAATTTATTTTGCTGGAAATTCAACTTCTGCATCATATTTGAATGATTTAGTACGTGTCATTGGCGATCAAGACTTTTCAGTAAACGTCATTTCAAAGTCTGGAACAACGACAGAACCTTCAATTGCTTTCCGTGTTTTCAAACAATTACTTGAAAAAAAATATGGCGCAGATGCGGCTAAAAAGCGTATCTTTGCAACAACAGATGCTAACCGTGGTGCATTGCATGATGAAGCTGCTTCAGCAGGATATGAAACGTTTGCAATACCTGATGGTGTCGGTGGACGTTTCTCAGTCTTAACAGCTGTTGGCTTGCTACCAATTGCTGCATCAGGTGCTGACATTCAAGCATTAATGACAGGTGCAAAAGATGCACAGATTGAATATTCAGACGACGATATTACCAAAAATGAAGCTTATAAATATGCTGCAGCTCGTCGTATATTGTACGATAAGGGTTATACAACAGAATTACTGATTAATTGGGAACCATCAATGCAATATTTGTCCGAATGGTGGAAACAATTAATGGGTGAATCTGAAGGAAAAAACCAAAAAGGTATTTATCCTTCATCAGCTAACTTTTCAACAGATTTACATTCACTTGGTCAATATATTCAAGAAGGACGTCGTGATTTGTTTGAAACAGTTGTTAAGCTTGATAATCCGGTATCAAATTTGGACTTACCACATGAAGCCGGTAATAATGACGGATTGAAGTATTTAGAAGGTATCACGATTGATGAAGTTAACACAAAAGCATCTCAAGGTGTAACATTAGCACATATTGATGGTGGTGTGCCTAACTTAGCAGTGCACATGCCAGCACAAGATGCCTATTCATTGGGTTATTTGATTTATTTCTTTGAAATGGCTGTTGGTGCCTCTGGTTATACATTTGGTATTAATCCGTTCAACCAACCAGGAGTTGAAGCCTATAAAACAGCGATGTTTGCTTTATTAGGCAAGCCTGGATATGAAGAAGCAACTAAAGCATTTCGTGCACGTTTAGATAAGTGA
- a CDS encoding DUF1351 domain-containing protein, whose translation MANEVATINLEITALTPAHVEAPNLDDLVANTDKMLAKYKEFPVVEENYEQARDQRALLNNTIKEISDQRKSIEKKIIGNWSEIKPKMMAIEKAGKSASDLMKQQMVPVENERKERRRVVIMNDVTAIANEQGVDWARIQFNEKWLNKTYGRNDMISEIDAQILQIHKDDELKALQINQIEVEASGLKIDADPYISMLGLRDLVDIKAQMKRDIEIKAARLAEAKRVQEEAEAAAKEREANAKVVGDKLVDENGEVIEKPEPAIEKTYNRTLNIINATLPQLNGLAQYMKDNGIEFRGVK comes from the coding sequence ATGGCAAACGAAGTAGCAACAATCAATTTAGAAATTACAGCATTAACACCAGCACATGTTGAAGCACCTAACTTAGATGATTTGGTAGCGAATACCGATAAAATGTTGGCAAAATACAAAGAGTTTCCAGTCGTTGAAGAAAATTATGAACAGGCTAGAGATCAGCGGGCATTGCTAAATAATACTATCAAAGAAATTTCTGATCAACGAAAAAGTATTGAAAAAAAGATTATTGGTAATTGGTCTGAAATCAAACCAAAGATGATGGCTATTGAAAAAGCTGGTAAGTCGGCATCTGATTTGATGAAACAACAGATGGTGCCAGTTGAGAATGAGCGCAAGGAACGTCGCCGTGTCGTTATCATGAACGATGTCACTGCAATAGCAAATGAGCAGGGCGTAGATTGGGCGCGCATTCAATTCAATGAGAAATGGCTTAATAAGACTTACGGCCGTAATGACATGATAAGTGAGATTGATGCGCAAATATTGCAAATCCATAAAGACGATGAGCTAAAAGCATTACAAATTAACCAAATTGAAGTTGAAGCAAGTGGCTTGAAGATAGATGCCGACCCTTATATTTCAATGCTTGGCTTACGTGATCTAGTAGACATTAAGGCGCAGATGAAACGCGATATTGAAATCAAGGCAGCAAGGTTAGCGGAGGCTAAACGCGTTCAAGAAGAGGCTGAAGCAGCAGCTAAAGAACGCGAAGCCAATGCAAAAGTAGTCGGTGACAAGCTAGTTGATGAAAATGGCGAAGTTATTGAAAAGCCAGAACCAGCTATCGAAAAAACATATAACCGCACACTAAATATTATTAATGCAACCTTGCCACAGTTAAATGGTCTAGCGCAATACATGAAAGATAACGGAATCGAGTTTAGAGGTGTCAAATGA
- a CDS encoding D-alanyl-D-alanine carboxypeptidase family protein, giving the protein MRHIKIIGAIVAMLFLMTTAVSANAIAKPLEIKQDVSSAIVIDASTGQILAVKNADKLGPIASQSKLLTAYAVLKAINSGKIKWSDKVTISKKADLSKQDSHLFSHLAVKAGDRLTVRELYNTMITLSANDAAFALAEYMTPKNMTTAKALQLWAKELKLTQSTWYNSAGQINQDAFENKVKNAPDNAVNLASPKHVAIIAREIVQLDPNIRELATNTHVSYHLRNNYIVNEPTEMTKNWPYLINPNHLTIEGLKTGSTPESGAAFTGIIKDSSGHEFITVVNGAASYMDEVQRYQKTLNIVNEVLEAQKATTFKKGHVLPYAKEVNLSRMKLYHMPVVVAQTRTIWINKSSDLSPKMTALDVKGKLVQKGQKIGDIKFNLSGAQYLPTSDDSDKSVQLVATQKTRQANFIVRAWRAMMR; this is encoded by the coding sequence ATGAGACACATTAAAATTATTGGGGCGATAGTTGCCATGCTTTTTTTGATGACAACAGCGGTTTCTGCAAATGCGATAGCTAAACCACTAGAGATAAAGCAGGATGTTAGTTCAGCTATTGTTATTGATGCTAGTACTGGGCAGATATTAGCAGTAAAAAATGCCGATAAATTGGGGCCCATCGCATCACAATCTAAATTGTTAACAGCTTATGCTGTCCTTAAGGCAATTAATTCAGGGAAAATAAAATGGTCAGATAAAGTCACTATTTCTAAAAAAGCTGATTTATCTAAACAAGATAGTCATCTGTTTTCTCATTTGGCTGTTAAAGCTGGGGATCGATTAACTGTACGTGAATTGTATAATACCATGATTACATTGTCAGCCAACGATGCCGCATTTGCACTTGCAGAATATATGACACCAAAAAACATGACGACTGCAAAGGCATTACAGTTGTGGGCTAAGGAACTAAAGTTGACCCAATCAACATGGTATAATTCTGCTGGGCAAATTAACCAAGATGCGTTTGAGAATAAAGTTAAAAATGCACCAGATAATGCGGTAAATTTGGCGAGTCCAAAACATGTTGCAATCATTGCAAGAGAAATAGTGCAGTTAGATCCAAATATTCGTGAACTAGCCACAAATACTCATGTTTCATACCATCTAAGAAATAATTATATTGTCAATGAGCCAACTGAAATGACAAAAAATTGGCCATACTTAATCAATCCAAATCATCTCACTATTGAAGGATTAAAAACAGGATCTACGCCAGAATCAGGCGCAGCTTTTACTGGCATTATTAAAGATAGTAGCGGACATGAGTTTATAACTGTTGTTAATGGCGCAGCAAGTTACATGGATGAAGTACAAAGGTATCAGAAAACGTTGAATATTGTTAATGAAGTCTTAGAGGCTCAAAAAGCCACGACTTTTAAAAAAGGGCATGTGCTGCCATATGCTAAAGAGGTTAATTTATCGCGTATGAAACTGTATCATATGCCAGTGGTGGTTGCGCAGACAAGGACAATTTGGATCAATAAGTCATCTGATTTGTCTCCAAAAATGACGGCGCTTGATGTCAAGGGCAAATTAGTGCAAAAAGGCCAGAAAATTGGAGATATTAAGTTTAATTTAAGTGGTGCACAATATTTGCCAACCAGTGATGATTCGGATAAATCAGTGCAGTTGGTTGCTACACAAAAAACAAGACAAGCTAATTTTATCGTTCGTGCATGGCGGGCAATGATGCGCTAA
- a CDS encoding helix-turn-helix domain-containing protein produces the protein MEINKKLKNLLYDKDRSWYWLGKHSGVDMSTIYRIKNDESAGTDFSTMEKIADALDVSLDEFRTEKER, from the coding sequence ATGGAAATCAATAAAAAACTGAAGAATTTACTATATGACAAAGATAGGTCATGGTATTGGCTTGGCAAACATTCTGGAGTTGATATGAGCACGATTTATCGTATTAAAAATGATGAAAGTGCAGGTACAGATTTTTCCACCATGGAAAAAATAGCTGATGCACTAGATGTCAGTTTAGATGAATTTAGAACAGAGAAAGAGAGGTAG
- a CDS encoding glucosamine-6-phosphate deaminase encodes MKIIKVKNPAEGARKAFDIYQSALSSGVKVLGLATGSTPIALYKELTDSVLDFSNVTSINLDEYLGLDGNNEQSYRYFMNQHLFNKKPFKKSYVPDGMSEDHKAAAKQYDKIISEHPIDLQLLGIGLNGHIGFNEPGTAFDSTTHIVDLTQSTIDANARFFDNSADVPTQAISMGIASVMSAKEILLMAYGAGKADAIAAMVNGPVTEKVPASILQNHKNVTIIIDEAAATKL; translated from the coding sequence ATGAAAATTATTAAAGTTAAAAATCCAGCTGAGGGTGCTCGAAAAGCTTTTGATATATATCAATCAGCATTAAGTAGTGGGGTTAAAGTACTTGGCTTAGCAACTGGATCAACACCGATTGCCTTATATAAAGAGTTGACAGATAGTGTTTTAGATTTTTCAAATGTAACATCGATTAATTTGGATGAATATCTCGGTTTAGATGGCAATAATGAGCAAAGCTATCGCTATTTTATGAATCAACATCTTTTTAATAAGAAGCCCTTCAAAAAGTCATATGTTCCTGATGGCATGAGTGAGGATCACAAAGCAGCAGCTAAACAATATGATAAGATCATTTCAGAGCATCCTATTGATTTGCAATTATTAGGCATTGGCTTAAATGGGCATATTGGGTTTAACGAACCTGGAACGGCATTTGATTCAACAACACATATTGTTGATTTAACACAATCAACAATTGATGCTAATGCACGCTTTTTCGATAATTCGGCTGATGTACCAACTCAGGCAATTTCTATGGGGATTGCCTCGGTTATGTCTGCAAAAGAAATTTTATTAATGGCCTATGGCGCTGGTAAAGCAGATGCAATTGCAGCTATGGTCAATGGTCCTGTAACAGAGAAAGTGCCAGCTTCCATTTTACAGAATCATAAAAATGTGACAATTATTATTGATGAAGCAGCGGCAACAAAATTGTGA
- a CDS encoding recombinase family protein has protein sequence MNKKVAIYVRVSTLEQAESGYSIGEQIDKLKKFADIKEWQVYDVYEDGGFSGSNTTRPALERMINDAKRKLFDTVLVYKLDRLSRSQKDTLFLIEDVFKVNNIDFVSLNENFDTSTAFGTAMIGILSVFAQLEREQIRERMKLGLVGRAKSGKAMGWHMTPFGYTYDKKSGNFIIDEVAAGVVKMIFDDYLSGISITKLRDKLNSDGHIGKDRNWSYRTLRQTLDNPTYTGLVKYDGKTFPGNHEPILNNETFQSVQYELDIRQKQAYLKNNNSRPFQSKYILSGMAKCGYCGAPLVSILGNKRKDGTRLLKYQCANRIIRKSNPVTTYNNNKQCDSGFYMMQNIEAYVINSISELQTNPQKIQEIIKLDNGQPAIDTIYLESELAKISSRLKKLSDLYMNDLMTLDDLKNRTEELKQTRKNIEAKIFSEENKHGHAKSDIFRSRIDGNDITELDYDQQSMLAKSLIRKVSVTSETIEISWDF, from the coding sequence ATGAACAAAAAAGTAGCAATCTACGTTAGAGTGTCAACTTTAGAACAAGCTGAGAGTGGTTACTCTATTGGCGAACAAATAGACAAATTAAAAAAATTTGCTGACATCAAAGAATGGCAAGTATATGATGTATACGAGGACGGTGGTTTCTCAGGAAGCAATACCACTCGACCTGCTTTGGAACGCATGATAAACGATGCGAAGCGTAAATTATTTGATACTGTACTCGTGTACAAGCTTGATAGATTAAGCCGCTCGCAAAAAGACACGCTGTTCTTAATTGAAGATGTTTTCAAAGTTAATAACATTGATTTTGTCTCATTGAATGAAAATTTCGACACGTCAACAGCATTTGGAACAGCAATGATTGGAATTTTAAGTGTTTTTGCACAATTAGAGCGCGAACAAATAAGAGAACGCATGAAATTGGGACTAGTTGGACGTGCAAAATCTGGAAAAGCAATGGGCTGGCACATGACACCATTCGGTTACACCTATGACAAAAAAAGTGGAAATTTTATCATTGATGAAGTAGCGGCTGGCGTTGTCAAAATGATATTTGATGATTATTTATCCGGAATTTCAATCACTAAGTTGCGGGATAAACTAAATTCAGATGGTCATATTGGTAAAGATAGAAATTGGTCGTATCGTACGCTCAGGCAAACTTTAGATAATCCTACATATACAGGCTTGGTTAAGTATGATGGGAAAACTTTTCCGGGTAATCATGAACCCATACTCAATAATGAAACATTTCAATCTGTTCAATATGAATTGGACATACGTCAAAAACAAGCATACCTGAAAAATAATAATTCTCGTCCGTTTCAATCAAAATATATTCTTTCTGGTATGGCGAAATGTGGATATTGTGGTGCACCTTTAGTTTCAATATTAGGCAATAAGAGAAAAGATGGCACTAGGCTATTAAAATATCAATGTGCCAATAGAATTATTAGAAAATCTAATCCTGTGACAACGTATAATAATAACAAACAATGTGATTCTGGATTCTACATGATGCAGAATATCGAGGCATATGTCATTAACTCAATATCTGAATTACAAACAAACCCTCAAAAAATACAAGAAATTATTAAACTTGATAATGGCCAACCTGCTATTGATACAATCTATCTTGAAAGCGAACTCGCAAAGATTTCGTCACGGTTAAAAAAACTAAGTGATCTATACATGAACGATTTGATGACATTAGATGATTTGAAAAATCGAACTGAAGAATTAAAACAAACAAGAAAAAATATAGAAGCCAAGATATTCTCTGAAGAAAATAAACACGGTCATGCTAAGTCTGATATATTTAGATCAAGAATAGATGGCAACGATATCACAGAATTAGACTATGATCAACAATCCATGCTAGCTAAATCATTGATACGTAAGGTTTCTGTTACTAGTGAAACAATCGAAATATCTTGGGATTTTTAG
- a CDS encoding ERF family protein has protein sequence MKELQLIQSKLEAPKGQYNSFGKYSYRSAEDILKAIKPLADEQKATVTLSDEIVMLGNRFYIKSTAKITNSSGESEVTTGFSREAETKKGMSDEQITGSASSYARKYALNGLFAIDDTKDADTDEQATQTRANNNAQQAKGTNNSSIKQKNPLHSEFGKLAKKIESKNNIDEKQVYSIISGQFGLQVNEFMDFVKLSDNQKQTIVTFMKNAAQ, from the coding sequence ATGAAAGAGTTGCAGTTGATACAAAGCAAGTTAGAAGCCCCTAAAGGTCAATATAACAGTTTTGGAAAATATAGCTATCGCAGTGCGGAAGACATTTTGAAAGCCATTAAGCCGTTAGCTGATGAGCAAAAGGCAACCGTCACATTAAGCGATGAGATAGTAATGCTCGGTAATAGGTTTTATATCAAATCGACAGCAAAAATAACAAATAGTTCTGGAGAATCTGAAGTAACAACCGGGTTTTCACGTGAGGCTGAAACTAAAAAAGGCATGAGCGATGAGCAGATAACTGGTAGTGCGTCTTCATATGCTCGAAAATATGCGCTTAATGGTTTGTTCGCTATTGATGATACGAAGGATGCCGATACCGATGAGCAAGCGACACAAACGCGAGCTAATAACAACGCACAGCAAGCTAAAGGAACAAATAACTCTAGCATTAAGCAAAAAAATCCATTGCATTCAGAATTTGGTAAGTTGGCCAAGAAAATTGAGTCGAAAAACAATATCGACGAAAAGCAAGTTTACTCAATCATATCTGGTCAGTTCGGATTGCAAGTTAATGAATTCATGGATTTCGTAAAATTGAGTGACAACCAAAAACAAACAATTGTCACATTTATGAAAAATGCAGCGCAATAA
- a CDS encoding helix-turn-helix domain-containing protein encodes MTTFERIKDTAKKRGMNLKQVAIASGFSENAIYRYNQGVEPSGPALKAIADTLNVTVNYLLNNSEEEPTVKNRLTNIDDSDILLSFDGKEIDADDKQAIIELLKFRRFQKRNEDN; translated from the coding sequence ATGACTACGTTTGAAAGAATAAAAGATACTGCTAAAAAAAGAGGAATGAATTTAAAACAGGTTGCAATTGCCTCGGGATTTAGTGAAAATGCAATTTATAGATATAATCAAGGCGTTGAACCAAGTGGACCAGCATTAAAAGCTATTGCTGATACTCTTAATGTTACAGTTAACTATTTGCTTAATAATTCAGAAGAAGAACCAACTGTTAAAAATAGACTGACTAATATAGATGACTCTGACATACTACTTTCATTTGATGGCAAAGAAATAGATGCAGACGACAAACAAGCGATAATTGAGTTACTAAAGTTTAGAAGATTTCAAAAACGTAACGAGGACAATTAA
- a CDS encoding type II secretion system F family protein — protein sequence MRLELTKFQKKRVKHFKTSEQVLFFQELGELLQSGYSISQSLDILASAHTKWQHWLRRVIKELNQGFALHVILRKDVSNQILLQLKLADQHGNLTETLVAIGENLAKLQQQQNKVTQVMRYPIILFGLLGMMFVGLKYFLYPILNQWQDTSTIGTKESHNYLYFIVGMIILFSLVIIAFCHRKNPRQKLILLSYMPIVGVIVKTIFTYQVTQQLSTLLSSGLTIPEILDEISQGDEKSNRMTIILANHARQHFQKGYTIESYILKQPYFNRSLAGYFSRGHEPKVLADYLSYYAKTQFQLLMQQTDRLIGTLQPLFFGVIGVAIVILYMSMLLPMYNSIGGLYQ from the coding sequence ATGCGATTAGAACTAACAAAATTTCAAAAGAAACGTGTCAAGCACTTTAAAACAAGTGAACAAGTATTGTTTTTTCAAGAACTAGGAGAACTATTACAATCTGGTTATAGTATTTCACAAAGTTTAGATATATTAGCCAGTGCACATACGAAATGGCAACACTGGCTCAGACGTGTCATAAAAGAGTTAAATCAAGGATTCGCATTACATGTTATTTTGAGAAAAGATGTGAGTAATCAAATATTATTGCAGTTAAAATTGGCAGATCAACATGGTAATTTAACCGAGACTTTGGTAGCAATTGGCGAGAATTTGGCAAAACTTCAGCAGCAGCAAAATAAAGTGACACAAGTCATGCGTTATCCAATCATTTTATTCGGACTTCTTGGCATGATGTTTGTTGGGTTAAAATATTTTTTGTATCCTATTTTAAATCAATGGCAAGATACATCGACAATAGGGACTAAGGAAAGTCACAATTACTTATACTTCATTGTTGGTATGATTATTTTATTTTCGCTAGTAATAATTGCCTTTTGCCATAGAAAAAATCCACGTCAAAAGCTTATTTTATTATCATATATGCCAATTGTTGGTGTTATTGTCAAAACTATTTTCACTTATCAGGTAACACAACAGTTATCAACACTTCTCTCAAGCGGCTTAACCATACCAGAAATTTTAGATGAGATTAGTCAAGGTGACGAAAAAAGCAATCGTATGACGATCATTTTGGCAAATCATGCACGTCAACATTTTCAAAAAGGGTATACAATTGAAAGTTACATTTTAAAGCAACCTTATTTTAATCGTTCGCTAGCAGGTTATTTCTCTCGAGGACATGAGCCAAAAGTGTTGGCTGATTATCTATCTTATTATGCTAAAACACAATTTCAATTACTGATGCAACAAACAGATCGTTTAATTGGCACACTGCAACCCTTATTTTTTGGTGTAATTGGTGTGGCAATTGTTATATTATACATGTCGATGTTGTTACCTATGTACAACTCTATTGGGGGGTTATATCAATGA